The genomic DNA CAGAACCCAAAGCCTGTACAGCTCTTATTTAAGGACCCCAATCCGTCCTTCAGAAGGTTTACTGAATTCCCTGGCCAAGTGATGTTATCAGTTTTGCTCTACAGATGAGGGAAGCTACAGTTGTGCTCTCTTCTCTAGTGCCACTGTATATAGGGCCGTTGGATGGGCTAGGCAGTTTCAATGTGCTGTGGTGAGGTTCTGTGGTTGCACAAGCTGAAGGCTGTATTCAGTGATGAGTAGAGCTACACAAGATTTCTTGCCTGAGCACAGTGGGAAAGCAGCTCTAAAGCTGGCTAATCTCTGTTCTCTTGCCTTGACCCACCCTAAGTTTCCTGATGGAACAGAGCCACTGGCTTTGCTCTGCAAACTCTCAGTTCTGTGCACCTGCCTCTTAGCTTGAATGTCCCTGGGATGCACTGCCCTAGGAGCTGTCACCAGTCCTTCCAATCAGATGAAGCCAGGAGACCCTCTTGACAGTGGGTGGGGCGATGCCCTAGTTTCCTTGCCTAGGTGGGAGTTGAGTCATTTCAGGCTACTCTCAGTTTCCCAGGCAGGTTCTCCAGTTAGGAGGGGCTGGGATTTACCTTCAGTCTAGGCTATGAATTAATGCCTCTGCCTGTATGTAGCACAGGAATGTTCCTCTGGTACTGGCTTTTCTCTGGGTGCAATCAGCTCTTCCCACTGACCTCTCAGCTAGAGCTCTGCTCGGCTGTACTGCTTCAGGAGTTATCCTCAGCCCTTCTGGTCAGATGAGGCCAGCAGACACTTTTCACAGCAGGCAGGGTTGTGATTCAGCTCACTGTCTGCATCTGGGAAACCAGTCTCTGAGGTTAGTAAAACTCCTTTGAGGATCTGAATCAAGCAGCTCTGCACCCCACCTTGTTCCTTGGCCAGAGTACATATCTGAGCTAGTCCTGCATATGAGCAAAGCTACAGGTTGGGATTAGTCCTTGGGCACAGCAGGTATGAATTTTGTTCTGCCAAGATCTGTATGCTGATTGTTGCaagcctctctcccttctctatcACAATCAGATTCCAGTGGTAGAGCCCCATTGACTCCCCTGCAGTCCCTATAGTTTGGGGTCAGAGCAGGGCCTCCTGCAAAGCACTCACAATGCTGGGGCAGCGCAGATCATCtcccctgggttttcttttcttatttagagAACTAGAAAGCTCAGTGGAGGCCTGTCCACATGATGTTGCACCGGCCTGGGTGAAGGACAATGCATTCAACGTGTAGTTGCTTCTTTTACCTTTCTAATGCCATCTCTCTTGGTCTCTGTGGTGCAGGTTGCTTCTTAGTGGTGTTTTATTCTGGAAtagttgttgtttctttttcctgtgagAGGGAACAAAGTCAGGAACAACCAATGTTTCCGCCTTAGACACAGAGAATCTGACAGGCTTCTTAAGCAACTCTACTAAACCATAAGgtcaagttttaaatttaattaattaatgataattGATCAAATAAATCACCACATCATGTCTATAAAAGGTCACAAAAATGCTGAAGATTTAGTTTTAAGaggagtttttattttctgggaaGAAGAGACACGTAATGCAAGGCAATGAGAGCTGATGGGCTAGAGGTGGTGCATTAGTGCTGTGTAGTCTGCACACAGAAAATTAGTCAACCTGGTGGCTTCAAGTGGAAATGCTGTCATAGTGTGTCTGCCATTTTGGAAGTTTTTGATGGTTAAGATTGATATTTGGGAGTTCCATCCGAAGCCGTGGGTGCGATTACCAAAGAGATGATGGCATACTAGCCCATTACTTCTTGATTTGCCAGCTCTTTCAAAACAAGTTATTTTGTCCAAGAAAATGTCAGTTCTTTAAGATACTTTggccctttttcattttttatatcttaGTGACTGTCTTTTCAGGGAAGAGACAACAGTCATATgcccaaagaataaataaaaaatctatgcCAGCATAAAATGGGGGAGGTGTGGCAATAACAGCATAGGACTCAAATTTCTAGTTGATAATAAAGTGAAATTCTATGCCATAACTTACAGATTAATCAAATCTCTTTAATTATTAGATATTCAGAATAAGAAGATTCTTTTGATCTACTCTACACTTACTAAGAATGAAGGCGCCAGCTTAAAAGTACGAAGTTTTACAACACTGAAAATGCTCCAACTAAAGCAGCATGATCATTTTTATAACAAGGGGAGTTTTGGAATGGTTGATAGTGATTGAGAGCAATTCAAACGGCCTCCAAATCTGAGGTTCTATGGACCTATGTTTAGCATGTAGACTTCTTCCTGAAACAACAAAGTATGAGAGCAGCAAATCAGTCGCAGGTGACAGAGTTCCTCCTCCTGGGACTCTCTGATGACCCCCACACTCAGAAgctcctatttattttattcctgggTGTCTACCTGGTTACTGTGCTTGCAAATCTGCTTCTCATGCGCCTTGTTCAGGCTGACTCTCGGCTTCACACAcccatgtattttttcctctgcAACTTATCTTTGGCTGACCTCTGTTTTTCTACCAACATTGTTCCTCAGGCCCTGGTTCATCTGCTATCCAGGAAAAAGATCATTTCATTCACACGTTGTGCAGCTCAGCTTTTACTCTTCCTCATTTTTGGGGGTACACAGTGTGCCTTGCTGGCGGTGATGTCCTATGATCGAtatgtggccatctgcaaccCTTTGCATTACCCTAGCATTATGACTTGGAGGGTGTGTGTTCAGCTGGCTGCGGGATCATGGACCAGTGGCATTCTGGTGTCTGTGGTAGATACCACTTTTATACTAAGGCTACCCTACCGAGGCAGCAATAGTATTGCTCATTTTTTTTGTGAGGCCCCTGCACTCTTGATCCTGGCATCCACAGACACCCACACTTCAGAGATGGCCATTTTCCTCATGGGTGTCATAATTCTCCTCATACCTGTCTCCCTAACTCTAGTATCCTATGGCCACATCATAGTGACTGTGGTCAGGATGAAGTCATCtgtgaggaggctcaaggcattCTCTACCTGTGGTTCCCACCTCATGGTGGTCATCCTCTTTTATGGGTCAGGAATTGTCACTTACATGACACCTAAGTcttccaaagaacagaaaaaactGGTGTCTGTGTTCTATGCGATGGTGACACCCATGCTCAATCCCCTCATCTATAGCTTGAGGAACAAGGATGTGAAGGGAGCTCTGAGGAAAGTGGCCACAAGGAATTTCCCATGCAGGCTTGAAATCTCCCACTGACTGTGAGACCCTTTTAGCTCCCTACTTATACAAACTACTGAGTAATTTCCTCAGCAATCTTGGAATTTGGTTAGATCCTCATCCTGGGACCTTGCTGTCGACCTACCCTCCATCCTTCATCCAGTACTTCCTTTGTAGAAGAAGGACAATAATTCATGGACCCACAGAAGGAGGGTCTGCTTCCTTCTGGTTGGTCTTTTGGCTCCTAAGAGTTAGGAAATCTTATAAGAAACATGCACATTTTATAAATCCTGGGACCAGTGAAATCCATCTGTTTAAAATCATACATGGTATATTATTATGAATCTATCCCAGATCATGCTCCAActcttatttttagatatttctgaatttatttcatcaaataaccaataaataaacaatcAGTACCTAATCACTTACTATAAGCAAGGTGCCACATGTATGTGTTcctgcacatgtgcatgcatgtgtgtttgaAGTGGGTAGTGAAGAGCATGAGTACAAAGAAGACGTATATATGGTTTCTGCTGTCCTTCTCACATTCTTATGAGGTACGTGGAGATTTTATCTATCAGATAAAGGTAAAGACAGGATTTTGGAAACTAACAACACATAGTGGCATCCCAGGGCTACCAAGTGAGAAAGCAGTTGGTACCACTCTGGGCCTGAAAGACAACTAGGACTTGAACAGGACACCTGAATATAGAATGCCATGAGACAGGAGTTGTGGACTTAGttgtatggcagtgagaaagacACAGGAATAATTTTTTCAAGCTCATTCTCTACCTATCTTCTGATTTCCTGTTACCgtattccaaaaataaataaataaataatcaaggaTAACCTCCCacttgaagatatttattttaattctaagcATAAAGTCCTATTCTGgtgtaaggtaacatatttagAGTTCCTGGGGATttggacatggacatctttgggggaccATTATTCAGCTTACCACATAAGGACGAGTAAAATGAATGTGAAGGCATGATTAAAGTTTGGctaaaataatagatttaaatGTATAATGGTGCCAATACAAttagttgtctgattgctatCATCCAAACAGAACCCCATAATCTACCTTTTAATGTGCAAATTCTTACTCAGATCACTGCTATTCACTCAATGGTATTTTTCAAGATTGAGGGGGTGGTAGGTGTGTGCTATGAATTGTTTGTGATGAGGCTGACCTTTATGAAAGTCATAATAATGCAGCcagacaaaatttaaattttaacttgtAAGTATTGCCAGGAAACAGGCTCAAAACCCAGTGAGACCAGGGAGATGGAAAAGGCACAAAGCAAGACAGAGAATGCCCAGACCTTCTCTCCTACCTCTCATAGATGCGAGGTTTCTGACCATGTGCCTTCAAAGGTCCCCTGAAGCCCTGAGCCTACTATCTAATTGAACAAGATAAGTTTTGGTTGCAGTCACTTCACTAAAGGTCCAGAGTTTTTAATGGAACAATCTTGTAAGGTTTCTTTCAATACATGACGTTCATTGTAAGGTAAAGGACTCTGAAGCTCTATGGGACATGACCTTGACTTGCAAGCAATTGATTGCTACAAACTCCATTTCTTTCTAGCATCATGAAAACAGATCTTCTGATATGAACCCATctgttattatttaataaaaagtacaggggcacctgggtggctcagttgatttagTATCTTTCTTAGGCTCAGGCTGCAATCCTAGGGGTGGGGAgcctcttccccctctctctaaCTGCCGCTCTCCCTGATTCTGGCctctatgtaaaataaattaataaaatcatttaaaaatgtaaagagacTGGACTTGAGCCAATACGTTTCCTACACTCATATTCTTTCAGGAAATACTTATTGAGAATCTAATTTGTGGCAGATAGTGTACTAGCAGTTGGATTATATTAGTAAACACAATCAGAATAGGAcactatattttttaagattttatttatttatttatttattgtttgtttgtttgtttgagagagagagaaagcatgaaacaggggagggggcaaggatggagagagaggagagcagagcgGAGAAGAAGCgcactccctgctgaccagggagcctgacaccaggctccATCCAAagacccccagatcatgatctgagctgatggcacacgcttagccaactgagcccctCAAGACCCTCAGATGAGGACTGACATAATGCCCACAGAAGCAGTCCATATGCTAAGCTATTGTATGTCTGAACTCAACATTCTGTGCTCTACAACTACTTAGAATATGGTGTTATGCAGATTATGAATTACACTGGTCAGGCTGAAATCTATCGGTAGTCAAGACATTAGCGAGGGGATTTGGTTTCACAGGCCATGTGTAATGGCCATATGCCAGTTTTTGGCTTCTGGTCATTTGAGTTGCCTTTCCACATTTATGGTCTTTTGTGTGTCTTGGGCT from Canis aureus isolate CA01 chromosome 23, VMU_Caureus_v.1.0, whole genome shotgun sequence includes the following:
- the LOC144295281 gene encoding olfactory receptor 2D2-like; translation: MRAANQSQVTEFLLLGLSDDPHTQKLLFILFLGVYLVTVLANLLLMRLVQADSRLHTPMYFFLCNLSLADLCFSTNIVPQALVHLLSRKKIISFTRCAAQLLLFLIFGGTQCALLAVMSYDRYVAICNPLHYPSIMTWRVCVQLAAGSWTSGILVSVVDTTFILRLPYRGSNSIAHFFCEAPALLILASTDTHTSEMAIFLMGVIILLIPVSLTLVSYGHIIVTVVRMKSSVRRLKAFSTCGSHLMVVILFYGSGIVTYMTPKSSKEQKKLVSVFYAMVTPMLNPLIYSLRNKDVKGALRKVATRNFPCRLEISH